A single window of Bombus pascuorum chromosome 1, iyBomPasc1.1, whole genome shotgun sequence DNA harbors:
- the LOC132913210 gene encoding protein arginine N-methyltransferase 3, with translation MTDQAISSKDNYECEMDGTSDDDSGDDWEEVTEDFESIPCLFCNEVANNFSMALEHLIALHRFDLKNFIIKHSLDTYSYIKLINFIRHKNVLPDQLNALNIKTWESEEYLRPVIEDDPWLMFDIEDLEEKTTKPIAYTVNSENGCVTLSEAHFAELQRTIQTLRAQLEQRESACLLAIQQIDEMAEKAQKLILDGDLDENNTLSSSGNSNCNVDKGYFNIYSHFAIHHEMLTDKVRTESYRDAFLTNANRFSNCVVLDVGCGTGILSMFAAKTGCRKVISVDQSNVIYHAIDIVRENNLSDIITLKKGRLEDINLDEDKVDAIVSEWMGYFLLFEGMLDTVIYARDNYLTPGGILLPNRCTLSIVGSGDTRRYVELIDYWSNVYGFKMSCMKTEVLREPSIEICNADELITSTVEIQAFDLYKVTKDCVNFSSPFEFKVKKTGSLTAIVGYFDIFFDLDNPIYFSTGPYSPPTHWKQTVFSLNEPISITEGEILRGKLVCRRHVRDIRGLMVTIHIKNTSQVYYLE, from the exons atgaCAGATCaag CTATTTCTTCAAAAGATAATTACGAATGTGAAATGGATGGAACAAGTGATGATGATAGCGGGGATGATTGGGAAGAAGTGACAGAAGATTTTGAATCTATACCGTGCCTTTTTTGTAATGAAGTTGCCAATAACTTTTCTATGGCACTAGAGCATCTAATAGCTTTACATagatttgatttaaaaaacttTATAATCAAACATTCTTTAGATACTTATTCCTAcattaaattgattaattttattagacaCAAAAATGTTTTACCTGATCAGCTAAATGCATTAAACATAAAAACATGGGAAAGTGAGGAATACTTAAGACCTGTTATAGAAGATGACCCTTGGTTAATGTTTG ATATTGAAGATTTAGAAGAAAAGACAACGAAGCCTATTGCATATACTGTGAATTCAGAAAATGGGTGTGTCACATTATCTGAGGCACATTTTGCCGAATTACAAAGAACAATACAAACACTTAGAGCACAATTGGAACAACGTGAATCAGCATGTCTTTTGGCAATACAG CAAATAGATGAAATGGCAGAAAAAGCACAAAAATTGATCTTAGATGGTGATTTAGATGAAAACAATACTCTCAGCTCTTCTGGTAATTCTAATTGTAATGTTGATAAGggttactttaatatttacagCCATTTTGCCATACACCATGAGATGTTAAca gaCAAAGTACGAACCGAAAGTTATAGAGATGCATTCTTAACAAATGCTAACAGATTTAGTAATTGTGTGGTATTAGATGTTGGTTGTGGAACTGGAATTCTGTCTATGTTTGCAGCAAAAACTGGATGTCGCAAAGTAATTAGTGTTGATCAATCAAATGTAATATATCATGCAATCGATATAGTGAG agaaaataatttaagtgACATTATCACTTTAAAAAAAGGTCGGCTGGAAGACATTAATCTCGATGAAGATAAAGTAGATGCGATTGTGTCTGAGTGGATGGGATATTTCCTTCTATTCGAGGGTATGTTAGATACAGTGATATATGCGAGAGATAACTATTTGACTCCTGGTGGAATACTTCTTCCTAATAGATGCACACTCAGTATTGTGGGAAGTGGAGATACTA gGAGATATGTCGAACTCATTGATTATTGGTCGAACGTGTATGGTTTTAAAATGAGCTGTATGAAAACAGAGGTTTTACGTGAACCAAGTATAGAGATTTGTAACGCCGACGAATTAATAACTAGCACTGTTGAGATACAAGCATTCGATTTATACAAAGTAACGAAAGATTGCGTAAATTTTTCATCACCTTTcgaatttaaagtaaaaaagacTGGATCGCTAACTGCGATTGTTGGCTATTTTGATATCTTCTTTGACTTGGACAATCCAATTTATTTTAGTACGGGACCTTATTCGCCTCCAACACATTGGAAGCAAACAGTATTTTCATTGAACGAACCTATTAGCATTACCGAAG gGGAAATTTTACGTGGTAAATTAGTCTGTCGTAGACATGTTAGAGATATTCGAGGACTCATGGTTACAATTCATATTAAGAATACTAGCCAGGTTTATTActtagaataa